In the genome of Natronomonas salina, the window CCAGACGTACGGGCTCTCGGTGACGGCCGCCTCGACGTTCACGCTGCTCGGCAGCGCCGGCCTCCTGCTGGGCCCGCCCTCCATCGGCGCGGTCTCGGACCGCCTCGGCAGCCGGACCCGGCTGATCGTCCTCGGGATGGGGTCGTACGCCACTGCGCTCGCCGTCCTCGCGGCTACCGGCGACCCGCCGCTGCCGGTCGTCGCCGTCGTCCTCTTCGCGACGGGCGCCCTGGCGGGCGCGTACGCGCTCACCTACGCCGTGGTGAAGGAGCGGCACGCGAACGCCGCCTCCGGCGTCTCGACGGGCACCGTCAACACGATGGCGTTCACGGGCGCGGCGGTCATGCCGACGCTGATGGGGTACGTCCTCGACGCCTACTGGACCGGCGAGACCATCGGCGGCGCCCGCGTCTACACGGAGTTCGGCTACCGCGTCGCGTTCTCGCTGGCCGCGGCCGCCGGATTCGGCGCCTTCCTGGCGGCCGTCTGGCTGCACCTGCGGACGGACGACGCGATCGCGTAGCCGGGCCCCGACCGAGCAAGCGGCCAATCGGACTCCGAGCGAGCGCCTCAAGTGTCCCGACCACTACTCTCGGACAATGAGCGACACCGGGCCACTCCAGCCTGACCGACCGGACCTCGACCGCCCGCTCGAGGTCGACGCGCCGTTCGAGCCGGCGGGCGACCAGCCGGAGGCCATCCGGCAACTCGTCGAGGGGTACGAGCGCGGCGCCGAGAAGCAGACGCTCCTGGGGGTCACGGGGTCGGGGAAGACCAACACCGTCTCGTGGGTCGTCGAGGAGCTCCAGCAGCCGACCCTCGTTCTGGCGCACAACAAGACCCTCGCCGCCCAGCTCTACGAGGAGTTCCGCAACCTCTTCCCGAACAACGCCGTCGAGTACTTCGTCTCCTACTACGACTACTACCAGCCGGAGGCGTACGTCGAGCAGACCGACACCTACATCGACAAGGACATGTCGATCAACGAGGAGATCGAGCGGCTCCGCCACTCCGCGACCCGCTCGCTGCTGACCCGCGACGACGTCATCGTCGTCGCCTCCGTCTCGGCCATCTACGGGCTGGGGGATCCGACGAACTACGAGGGGATGGCCCTCCGGCTCGAGCAGGGGCAGTCGTTCGACCGCGAGGACCTCCTGAAGCAGCTGGTCGACCTGAACTACGAGCGCAACGACGTCGACTTCCAGCAGGGCACCTTCCGCGTGCGCGGCGACACCGTCGAGATCTACCCGATGTACGGCCGGCGGGCCCTGCGGGTGGAGTTCTGGGGCGACGAGATCGACCGCATCATGAAGGTCGACGTGCTGAACGGCGAGGTGGTCTCCGAGGAGCCCGCCGCCCTCGTCCACCCAGCGGAGCACTACTCCATCCCAGAGACGAAGCTCGAGCAGGCCATCTCCGAGATCGAGGAACTGATGGAGCGCCGGGTGAGCTACTTCGAGCGGCAGGGCGACCTCGTCGCCGCCCAGCGCATCGAGGAGCGCACCACCTTCGACATCGAGATGCTCCGGGAGACGGGCTACTGCTCGGGCATCGAGAACTACTCGGTGCACATGTCCGACCGCGACTCCGGCGACCCGCCGTACACGCTCATCGACTACTTCCCGGACGACTTCCTCACCGTCGTCGACGAGTCGCACGTCACCATCCCGCAGATCAAGGGCCAGTACATGGGCGACAAGTCCCGGAAGGACTCGCTGGTCGAGAACGGCTTCCGGCTGCCGACCGCCTACGACAACCGGCCGCTGACCTTCGAGGAGTTCGAGGAGAAGACCGACCGCACCCTCTACGTGAGCGCGACGCCGGGCGACTACGAGCGCGAGCACTCCGAGCAGATCGTCGAGCAGATCGTCCGGCCGACGTACCTCGTCGACCCCGAGGTCGAGGTCGCCTCCGCGGAGGGCCAGGTCGAGGACCTGATGGACCGCATCGAGAACATGCCCGACGAGGAGCGCGTCCTCGTGACGACGCTGACCAAGCGGATGGCCGAGGACCTCACCGAGTACCTCGAGGGCGCCGGCGTCGACGTCGCGTACATGCACGACGAGACCGACACCCTCGAGCGCCACGAGCTCATCCGGGCGCTCCGGCTCGGCGAGATCCAGGTGCTCGTCGGCATCAACCTCCTCCGGGAGGGCCTCGACATCCCCGAGGTGAGCCTGGTTGCCATCCTCGACGCTGACCAGGAGGGCTTCCTCCGCTCCGAGACCACGCTCATCCAGACGATGGGGCGGGCGGCCCGGAACGTCAACGGTCGGGTCGTCCTCTACGCCGACGACGAGACCGACTCGATGCGGTCGGCCATCGACGAGACCCGCCGCCGTCGCCGGATTCAGACGGAGTTCAACGAGGAGCACGGCCACGAGCCCCGGACCATCGAGAAGGAGGTCGGCGAGACGAACCTGCCGGGGTCGAAGACCGAGACCGGCGAGGTCTCCGGCGTCGAGGCCGACGACCTCGACGAGGCCGAGGAGCTCATCGAGCGCCTCGAGCGACGGATGGAGGAGGCCGCCGACAACCTGGAGTTCGAACTGGCCGCCGACATCCGCGACCGCATCCGCCAGGTCCGGGAGTCGTTCGACGAACTGGCCGACCCCGACGACGGCGTCCCGACGCCCGACGACGAGATCTGACCCGCCCCGACGCCGTCCGCTTTTATTGCCGCCGCGAGTGACACCCACCTATGGCCGTCCGCGCCTACCTGCGCTCGCCCGCCGCCATCGCCTGGACGCTGCTCGGCGCCGCCGCGGTCGGCGCCGTCTGCGGCCTGGGCTGGCTGGCCCTGGCGGCGGTCCGGTCGAGCAACCTCGGCGGGAACTCCCTGGCCACGGGCGGCATCGCGGAGCTTCTCTACGTCGCCGTCCTCCTGGTGGTGCTCGCCGTCCTCGCGGTCGTCTGGCTCCCCTTCGACGCCGGCATCGCCCACGCCGTCGGTCGGCGGGCCCGCGGCGACCGCGTCTCCTTCCGCCGGTCGGTCGCCGCGGTGCGCACCAGCGGCCGGTCGCTCGCCCGCTGGCTGAAGACCCGCGCCGCCGTCGGCCCCCTCGCCGCGCGCGTCCTCACCGAGGACGACGTCGCCCCCAACGAGGTCGTCGTCGGCTGCCAGAAGTTCGTCGTCCCGGCGCTGCTGCTGGACGCGCCCGCCACGCTCCCGCGGGCGGTCGAGCGCGCCAATCGCGTGACGCCGCAGCCGGGGCACGAGCGCCTGCTCGTCGGCTGTCTCGGCGCGACGGGCCTCCTCGCCGCCGCGCTGGTCTTCGGCCCGGCAGGTTCGCCCGCCCCCATCGCCGCCGTCGCGTCGCCGCTGGCGGCCGGCGTCGTCGTCCTGGGCGCCGTCGTCACGGCCGCGCTGAGCGCCGCCTGGCGGGCGTCGGTGTACGCCTCGCAGGACCTCTCCGAGGGGTTCTCCCGGTAGCGGCTGCCGGGGGCGGCGGGCCGACCCGCACGGAACCGGACGTTTTGTGACCCCGGGCGACGCAGCTACGGTATGCTCATCGCCTTCGACTTCGACGGGACGCTCTCCGACTCGGAGATGACGGTCCTGCTGGGGGAGGAAGCCGGCGTCGCCGACGAGATCGACGAGATCACCGAGCGCGCGATGAACGACGAGATCTCCTACGCCGAGAGCCTCTACGAGCGCGCCGAGCTGCTCGACGGCCTCGAGGACGACGACGTCGAGGCGGCCTTCGACCGCGTGGAACTGCGCGAGGGCGCCGCCGACGTCATCCGGGCGCTCGACGACGCGGGCAACCACGTCGCCATCCTCACCGGCGGCTTCGACCGCGGCGTCTCGATGGCCCTCGAGAAGGAGGACGTCTACGTCGACACCATCGTCGCCAACCGCCTGCCGATGCGCAACGGCAAGCTGACCGGCGAGGCCGAGGGCCCGCTCATCGAGGGCACGAAGGACGAGGCGCTGAAGGACCTCTCGGAGGAGGTCGGCATCGGGATGTCCGAGACCGTCGCCATCGGTGACGGCGCCAACGACCTCCCGATGCTCGAGGTCGCCGACCTCGCGATCGGCTACGAGCCGAAGCCGGCCGTCGAACCGCACTGCGACGTCGTCGTCACGTCGATGGCGGAACTGCAGGACCTCCTCGAGGAGCGGAACGTCGTATAACGGCTCCAGAAGCCGACCTCTTTCGGGTCCCCACCGGCCGAGCGTTTATATTCGAAGACGGGACGAGACGCCCCGTGACGTGAGACCCGTCCGGCGGCCGGTCGAGGTGGGTGTGCGGAGTGCCGCCGTCGGACAGCTATACGCTCCGCCTGTTCGCACGAACCGGCAGCCCCGTGGTCGCCGGCGTCAGGTCGCCTCGTCGATCGCCGCGTCCAGGTCGGCGATGATGCGGTCGGTGTCCTCCAGGCCGACCGAGAGGCGGACGAGGTCGTCGGTGACGCCGCTGGCCTGCTTCTCCTCGTCGGTGAGCTGCTGGTGGGTCGTCGACCCGGGGTGGATGATGAGCGTCTTCGCGTCCCCGACGTTCGCCAGCAGGCTGGCCAGCTCCGTCGACTCGACGGTCTTGCGGGCGGCGTCGTAGCCCGCCTCCAGTCCGAAGGTGATCATCCCGCCGTAGCCGCCGTCGAGGTACTGGCTTGCGGTGTCGTGCGTCTCGTGGCTGTCGAGGCCGGGGTAGGTGACCCAGGAGACCTCGGGGTGGTCGTCGAGGTACTCGGCGACGGCCTGGGCGTTCTCGCAGTGCCGCTCCATCCGCATCGGCAGCGTCTCCAGCCCCTGGACCGTGGTCCAGGCGTCGAACGGCGCCTGCTGGTTGCCGAGGTCGCGCAGCCCGCGGGTCCGGGCCGCGTAGGCGAAGGCGGCCTCGCCGAACGTCTCCTCGAAGTTGATCCCGTGGTAGGCGGGGTTCGGCTTGGCGACCTCCGGGAACCGGTCGGCGTGCTTCCCCCAGGGGAACGAGCCGCCGTCGATCAGGACGCCGCCGATGGTCGTCCCGGAGCCGTGGATCCACTTCGTCGTGGAGTTCCACACGAGGTCGGCGCCGTGCTCGAGCGGTCGGCAGAGCGCGGGCGTCGCGAACGTGTTGTCGACGAACAGCGGGACGCCGTTGTCGTGGGCGATGTCGGCCAGGCGCTCGAGGTCCGGCGTCACGAGCGCCGGGTTGCCGATGGTCTCGCAGTGGACGAAGGCGGTGTCCTCGTCGATGGCCTCCTCGTAGGCGTCGTAGTCGAGGGTGTCGACGAACCGCGTCTCGACGCCGCGGCGCTCGACGGTGTGGGTGAGGTAGGTGTAGGTGCCGCCGTACAGCGACGACGCCGAGACGATGTTGTCGCCGGCGGAGGCGAGGATGAACGTCGCGAGGTCGAACGACGCCATCCCCGAGGACGTCGCCAGCGCCGCGACGCCGCCCTCGAGGGTCGCCATCCGCTGTTCGAGCACGGCGTTCGTCGGGTTCATGATCCGCGAGTAGATGTTGCCGGCCTCCTGCAGGCCGAAGAGGTCGGCGGCGTGCTCGGCGTCCTCGAACTCGTAGGACGTGGTCTGGTAGATCGGCGGTGCCCGGGCGCCGGTCGTCGGGTCGGCCTCCTGGCCGGCGTGCAGCGAGTCGGTGTACAGGTCGTCGCGGTCGAACATGCTGTGGTAAATCCCGTCGCTGAACCCCATAAAACCACCCCCGAACCGAAAAGCGCGTCCGGCGGCGGGCCGCCCTCAGTCCGAGAAGAGGCTCGTGTGGACGGGGGCGAACTCGTCGCCGGCGTCCTCGTCGGCTGCCGTGTCCGAGACGGCCTTGCCGGCGACGCCCGAGTCGAGGAAGTCCGCCAGCGGCGGCCCGACGCGGTCCGGCTCGACGAGGAACGCGTCGTGGCCGTGGTCGGAGTCGACGACGTGGTGGGCCGTCCGGGCGTCGGTCGCCCGGAACGCCTCGGCCAGCCGCTCTGACTGCGCGACGGTGAAGTGCCAGTCGCCGGTGAAGGAGAGGAGCAGCGCCTCGCCGTCGTAGGCCGCCAGCGCGTCCGCGTCGTCCTCGTAGCCCGACGCGAGGTCGTAGTTGTCCATCGCGCGCGTCAGGTAGAGGTAGGAGTTGGCGTCGAACCGCTCGGCGAACTTCTCGCCCTGGTAGTCGAGGTACGACTCGACCTCCCGGTAGGGGAAGAAGCCCGCTGCGGGGTCGGTCGGGAAGGCGTCCCGGCCGGCGTCCATCCCGGCCGAACGCCGCCCGAACTTGTCCTCCATCGACGACTTCGAGAGGTACATGACGTGGCCGATCTGGCGGGCCAGCGACAGCCCCTCCGTCGGGTGGTCGTCGCCGTAGTAGTCGCCGCCGTTCCAGTTCGGGTCGGTGGTGATCGAGCGGCGGGCGATGGCGTCCAGCGCGAGGCACTGCGGGTCGAGGCGGGCGGCCGCGGCGATGACGATGACGCGGTCGGCGTGGTCGGGGTGGCGCTTCGCCCAGTCGAGGACGTTCATCCCGCCGACGCTGCCGCCGACGACGGCGTGGAGGTGCGGGACGCCGAGTTCGTTGAGGAGGCGGCGCTGTGCGCGCGTCCAGTCGGCGACGGTCACCGCGGGGAAGTCGGTGCCCCAGGGCTCGCCGGTCTCGGGGTTCGTGGAGGCGGGCCCCGAGGAGCCGTAACAGGACCCCGGGATGTTCGCACAGATCACGTAGTACTCGGTGGTGTCGACGGCCTTCCCGGGGCCGACGATGTCGTCCCACCAGGCGTGGGCCTGCCCGGCGGTGTCGGCCCGTCGTCTACTGCCGGCGACGTGCTGGCTGCCGGTGAGAGCGTGGCAGACGAGCACGGCGTTGTCGCCGGTGAACTCGCCGTAGGTCTCGTAGGCGATCTCGAGGTCGGGGATCGACTCCCCGCACTCGAAGGTGAACTCGCCGAGCGAGACGGTCTCCTGCGTCATAGTACGTTGTCCAGGTCCGCGATCACGTCGTCGACGTCCTCGAGGCCCACCGAGAGGCGGACGAGGTCGGGCGTGACGCCGCTCTCGCGCTGCTGTGCTTCCGTGAGCTGTGCGTGCGTGGTCGAGGCCGGGTGGATGACCAGCGTCCGTGCGTCCCCGATGTTGGCCAGGAACTTCGCGATTTCGGTCTCCTCGCAGATTCGCTTCGCGGCCTCGAAGCCGCCCTCGGGGCCGAACGCGACCATCCCGCCGTAACCACCCTGGAGATATCTGCTGGCCGCGTCGTGCGTCTCGTGGTCGTCGAGGCCGGGGTAGGTGACCCAGGCGACCTCGGGGTGGTCGTCGAGGTACTCGGCGACGGCCTGAGCGTTCTCGCAGTGCCGCTCCATCCGGAGCTGGAGGGTCTCGACGCCCTGGAGGGTCACCCAGGCGTCGAACGGGGACTGCTGGTCGCCGATGCTGCGGGAGGCGCGCTGCCGGGCGGCCATCGTCACGGCGCGGTCGCCGAACCGCTCGGCGAAGTTCACGCCGTCGAAGGCCGGGTTGGGGGCGGCGATCTCGGGGTACTTCTCGGGGTGGTCGGCGAAGGGGAAGGAGCCGTCGGTGACGAGCACGCCGCCAAGGGTCGTCCCGGAGCCGTGGATCCACTTGGTGGTCGACTCCCAGACGACATCGGCGCCGTGTTCGAGCGGTCGACACAGTGCGGGCGTCGCGAACGTGTTGTCGACCACGAGGGGGACGCCGTGCTCGTGGGCGACGTCGGCGATGGCCTCCAGCGGCGGCGTCACCAGCGAGGGGTTGCCGATGGTCTCGCAGTGGACGTAGGCGGTGTCCTCGTCGATGGCCGCGGCGTAGGCCTCGGGGTCGAGGGTGTCGACGAACCGCGCCTCGATGCCGCGGCGACCGGCGGTGTGCGTGAGGTAGGCGTGGGTGCCGCCGTAGATGGACGAGGCGGAGACGACGTTGTCGCCGGCCTCGGCGAGGACGAGCGTCGCGGCGTCGAGGGCGCCCATCCCGGCCGCGGTGGCGAGGGCGTCGACGCCGCCCTCCAGCGACGCGAGCCGCTCCTCGAGGGCGCGGACGGTCGGGTTGGCGATGCGAGAGTAGACGTTCCCCTCGTCCTCCAGCGCGTAGCGGGAGGCGGCGATATCGGCGTCGGGGAACTCGTAGGAGGTCGTCTGGTAGATCGGCGGCGCCGCGGCGCCCGTCGACGGGTCTGGCCCCTGACCGACGTGGAGACACCGCGTGCCGAACCCCAGCTGCCCCCCGCCAGCCGAGGCCGACTCCGTTCCCTGCCGGTCCTCGTCGTTCATGTATAGCGTGCATATCACTCCACACTTCTATAACTACCAGTTACGGCAAGGTTTGCCCGTCCCGACAGTCGCCTCGCCCGCTGGGGATTCTTCGGCGGAGCGGTCGTCTCGTCCCGGCGCCCCGCGGCGAACCCCCTCGTTGCACCTGGAACATCGCAGACGGCGACGGGGTCGAGGCGCCGCTGACCACTTTCACTCCGGCGGGTTTCGTCCCCGGAAGCAGTGGTGCGGGGTGCCAGCCCGAAGACAGAGCCAACGGCTGTGGCCGTTAGCCACCCCCGAAGAGGGCCGCCGAACTAAACAACCCTCAGACCGGCTCAGTGTTCGATACACGAGCGGGCGGCGTGTCGTCCGTCATTCGAGGAAGCTGCGACCCGCCCGCTCGTCGGTCGACCGTCTGACATCTCCACGCGAAACAAAGGGGTAACCGAGCCGAAGGACATGGAAATCGCTTCCGTGGCGCGCGTCGCTACTGCCGTTCGACTTCGTGACGACCGAAGCCGTAGCGGAGCCGATTGGCGAGGCGGCGCGAGAACTTGCCGTCCTCGCCGACCCGGGAGTCGAAGCGCTCGCCGAGCGCCTCGTAGATGAGCGGGACGGCGACCTCCTGTTCGAGCGCCTCCTGGACCGTCCAGGTGCCGGTCGACCCGCCGGCGACGTGGTCGGCGACGTCGCCGAGGTCCGACCCCTCCTCGCGGAACGCCTCCTCGCAGAGCTCCAGCAGCCACGACCGGATGACCGCGCCGTTGTTCCACGTGCGCGCGACGGACTCCATGTCGAGGTCGTAGCGGCCCTCGTGGAGCAGTTCGAACCCCTCCCCGTAGGCCTGCATCAGCGCGTACTCGACGCCGTTGTGGACCATCTTCACGTAGTGGCCCGAGCCGAGCGCGCCCATGCGGTCGTGGCCGTCCGGCCCGGTGGCGACGGCGTCGAAGACGGGCGTCATCGCCTCGTAGGCCCACTCCGGGCCGCCGATCATCAGCGAAAAGCCGAGTTCCGCGCCGGCCGGGCCGCCGGAGGTGCCGCAGTCGAGGTAGGCGGCCTCGAGGGCCTCGCCGCGGTCGACCGACTTCTCGAAGTGGGAGTTGCCGCCGTCGACGACGACGTCGTCGGCGTCGAGGTGGGGTTCGAGTTCCTCGAGGGTCGCGTCGACGGCGTCGCCAGCGGGTACCATCAGCCAGACGCGCTTCTCGTCGGGGAGCCGGTCGACGAGGTCCGCGACGGAGTCTGCGGGTTCGGAACCCGCGTCGGCGGCCGCCGCGACGGCCTCGTCGTCGAGGTCGAACGCCACGACGTCGTGGCCCGCGTCCTGCACCCGGTCGACGACGATGCGGCCCATCCGGCCGAGACCGATAACACCCAGTTGCATACCCGGTCGTCGTCGGCCCGACAGGTGAGGATTGTGATTCGGGGCGGCTCGCCCGCTGGAAACTGATATAAATGGCCGGCTAGAGGCGCCGATAACCCTTTTTGAATAGTTGCAGTTGTCTCGATCCGAAACGATGCGTGGCCAGTTCACCCGGCGAGGGCTCCTCCGCCTCGCCGCCGCAGCCGGGATCGCCCCCAGCGTCGCGGGGGGCGCCTCGGCCGCGCTCCCGTCGGACCCGGAGGGGCTCGACGGGGTCGACGGCGACTGGTACGAACGCGAGTTCCGCAACTACGCGAAGACCCAGGAGGCCCCCGCAGAGCAGGCCTCCGACCCGGACTTCATGGTCCGCTGGCAGCGCCGCAGCCAGCGCAACGCCGCCAGCTACGCCGAGCGCGTCGCCGCCGAACCCGGCTGGCGGAGCCACGCGAACCTCTGTGCGACGTGGGGCGAGCAGTGCACCGGCGACCCCGCCCTCTACCGCGACGTCGACTCCCGCGACTTCTACGGCACCACCGGCGAGCGCCGCCGCGTCGCCTTCTTCGACCGCCAGGGCGCCCGTCTCTCCGGCCACCTCTGGACGCCCGTCGACGCCGACCCGGGCGACGACCTGCCGGGGGTCGTGATCACCAACGGCTCCGTCCAGGCGCCCGAACCGCTCTACTGGTGGGCCGCCCAGGCGCTCGTCGAGGCCGGCTACGTCGTCCTCACGTACGACCCGCGGGGCCAGGGCCGCTCCGACAGCGTCACGCCCGACGGCGCTCCCGGCGGCAACGCCAACGGCTCGGTGTTCGTCTCCAACCAGGTCGACGCCGTCGACTTCTTCCGGTCGACGCCGGAGTCGCCGTACGGTCCCAACGCCGAGTACGACCGCGGCGACGGCGCGCCCGTCGAACCGCACAACCCGGCGTTCGACCTGCTCGACCCCGACGTCCGCGAGTCCGGTGGCGACCGCCTCGGCATCGCCGGCCACTCGGCGGGCGCCATGGGCGCCAGCATCGTCCAGGGGTTCGCGGACGACGACTGGCCTGGCGTTCACGACGGCAACCCGGTCGACGCGGTCGTCGCCTGGGACAACCTCGGGGACGGCGACGACGTCGGCGGCGGACCCGCCGGCGCCGTCACCGACGCGACGGAGTTCGCCGAGACGGTCCCCGAGGGCGACGTCGAACCCCGCGTCCCGGCGATGGGCCAGTCCGGCGACTACTTCCTGACGCCGACGCCCCACGAGCGGCCGCCCGACCCCGACGCGAAGGCCACGGGGTTCGAGCGGTGGCGCGACGCGGACGTCCCCGCCTGCCAGTTGGTCGTCCGCGGCGGCACCCACTACGAGTGGTCGCTGCTCCCGACGTTCCCCGCGACGTCGTGGGACTTCGGCAACGCACTCGCCGAGCACTACACCGTCGCCTGGTTCGACCGCTGGCTGAAGGACCCTGACGAAGACGGCTACCACGACGCCGACGACCGGCTGCTGGCGGACGACGCCTGGGCCGACCACTTCAGCTTCCACTACCGGTCGAAGCGGGCCTTCCCGGGCCGCGACCGGCAGTACCACGAGTGCGACGACATCCGGGCCGGCTGCGACGCGCCGTCGCCGCCCGGGCAGTAGCCGCAGTGCAGAAGCGAGGTGGGAACCCGAATCGGAGAGCGCCGCCGGAACCGTCGTAAGCGAACCTTTTTACCGGGAAGGACCCACCGAACGGGTATGCGCGCGACCCAGTCGGTAGTACGTGGGCTGTAATCGCGCCTTCTCCGGGGGCGCACGTTCGAATCGCCTACCGACTGGTCTACGCGACACCCAATCATGAGCGAGGTTCCAGACGACTACGATCCCGACGAGGCAGAACAGCAGTGGCGCCGGCAGTGGCAGGAGTCGGATGTCTACGGCTACGACGACGACCCCGAGCGCCCCGACTACGTCATCGACACGCCGCCGCCGTACCCGACCGGCAACCTCCACATCGGGAACGCGCTGGGCTGGTGCTACATGGACTTCGCGGCCCGCTACCACCGGCTGCGTGGCGACGACGTCCTGTTCCCGCAGGGGTGGGACTGCCACGGCCTGCCCACCGAGGTGAAGGTCGAGGAGAACCGCGACGTCCACCGCTCCGAGGTCTCCCGCGAGCAGTTCCGCGAGTGGTGCATCGAGCACACCGAAGAGCAGATCGAGGCGATGAAGGAGACGATGCACACCCTCGGGTTCTCTCAGGACTGGGCCCACGAGTACAAGACGATGGACCCGGAGTACTGGGGGGAGACCCAGCGGTCCTTCGTCGAGATGGCCGACGACGACTACGTCTACCAGGACGAGCACCCGGTCAACTGGTGTCCGCGCTGCGAGACGGCCATCGCCGACGCGGAGGTCGAGAACGAGGACCACGAGGGCACGCTGTACTACGTCTCCTTCGACGGCGTCGACAACGACGACATCGAGATCGCGACGACGCGACCGGAACTGCTGGCGGCCTGCGTCGGGATGGCGGTCGACCCCGACGACGAGCGGTACGCCGACCGCATCGGCGACACCTTCGAGGTGCCGCTGTTCGAGCAGGAGGTCGAGCTCATCGCCGACGCGGACGTCGACTCCGACTTCGGCACCGGCGCCGTCATGATCTGCACCTTCGGCGACAAGCAGGACGTCGACTGGTGGGCCGAGCACGACCTCGACCTCCGGCCGGTGTTCACCGAGGACGGCCACCTGAACGACCTGGCCGGCGAGTTCGAGGGCCTGGCCATCGACGAGGCGAAGGAGGAGATCGCGACCGCCCTCCAGAAGTCCGGCCACCTGAACGACGAGGAGACCACCGAGCAGTCGGTCGGGCAGTGCTGGCGCTGCGACACCCCCATCGAGATCCTCTCGAAGGAGCAGTGGTTCGTCACCGTCGACCAGGGGGAGATCCTCGAGACAGCCCAGGAGGTCGAGTGGTTCCCCGAGCACATGTACGACCGCCTCGAGGACTGGGCCGAGGGGATGGAGTGGGACTGGGTCATCTCCCGGCAGCGCGTCTTCGCGACGCCCATCCCGGCCTGGGAGTGCGACGACTGCGATCACGTCGAGATCGCCGGCGCGGGCGAGGTCCCGGTCGACCCGACGACCGAGGCCCCCGCCGTCGGCGATTGCCCGCAGTGCGGCGGGCACGCCTGGACCGGCGAGACCGACGTGATGGACACGTGGATGGACTCCTCGATCTCGCCGATGTTCGTCGCCGGCTGGCCGGACGACGAGTTCGAGCCCGTCCAGCTGCGCGAGCAGGGCCACGACATCATCCGGACGTGGGCGTTCTACACCATCCTCCGGACCGCCGCCGTCACCGACGAGCACCCCTGGGAGGAGGCGCTCATCAACGGGATGGTCTTCGGCGAGGACGGCAACAAGATGTCGAAGTCCCGCGGCAACTTCGTCCAGCCCGAGGAGGTCGTCGAGGAGTACGGCGCCGACGCCTTCCGGCAGGCGATGGCGCTGGGCGGCCAGCCCGGCACCGACATCCAGTTCCAGTGGAAGGAGGTCACCTCCGCGAGCCGCTTCCAGACGAAGGTCTGGAACATCACGAAGTTCGCGTCGGGCCACCTCGACGAGGACACCCCCGCGATCAGCGACCCGGCGTACCGCGACGCCGACGAGTGGATCCTCTCGAAGTGCGCCCGCATCGCCGAGTCGGTCGCCGACGACATGGACGAGTACCGCTTCGACAGTGCGCTCCGGCAGGTCCGGGACTTCGTCTGGCACGACCTCGCCGACGACTACCTCGAACTCGTGAAGGGCCGCCTCTACGAGGGCCGCCCCGGCGAACGGAAGGCCGCCGAGCACGCACTCTACACCGCGCTCACCGCATCGCTGCGGATGCTCGCGCCGTTCGCGCCGTTCATCACCGAGGAGGCCTGGAGCCACCTGCCGACCGAGGGTAGCGTCCACGAGGCCGACTGGCCGGACCTCCCCGACTGCGACCCCGAGGCCGAGGAGCGCGGCGAGCTCGTCGCCGAGGTCGCGGCGACGGTCCGCGGCTGGAAGTCCGACGAGGGCAAGCCGCTGAACGCCGACCTCGACCGCGTCGAGGTCTACCTCGACGAGGAGCGCCCGCTCGACACCTACGACCTCGCCGACACGGTCAACGGCCCGGTCTACGTCGAGGAGGGCCGCCCGAACGTCGAGCTGGTGCCCGTCGACGTCGACGTCGAGCACAGCGAGCTCGGCCCGGTGTTCCGCGACCAGGCCGGCGACGTCGTGGCGGCCCTGGAGGCCGCCGACCCCGCGGAGCTGCAGGCCGAACTGACCACGAAGGGCCACGTCGAACTCGACCTCGACGGCGAGACGGTCACGGTCGAGGACGAGATGTTCGACGTCGTCGAGGAGCAGCGCGCCGAGAGCGGCGAGGAGGT includes:
- a CDS encoding valine--tRNA ligase; its protein translation is MSEVPDDYDPDEAEQQWRRQWQESDVYGYDDDPERPDYVIDTPPPYPTGNLHIGNALGWCYMDFAARYHRLRGDDVLFPQGWDCHGLPTEVKVEENRDVHRSEVSREQFREWCIEHTEEQIEAMKETMHTLGFSQDWAHEYKTMDPEYWGETQRSFVEMADDDYVYQDEHPVNWCPRCETAIADAEVENEDHEGTLYYVSFDGVDNDDIEIATTRPELLAACVGMAVDPDDERYADRIGDTFEVPLFEQEVELIADADVDSDFGTGAVMICTFGDKQDVDWWAEHDLDLRPVFTEDGHLNDLAGEFEGLAIDEAKEEIATALQKSGHLNDEETTEQSVGQCWRCDTPIEILSKEQWFVTVDQGEILETAQEVEWFPEHMYDRLEDWAEGMEWDWVISRQRVFATPIPAWECDDCDHVEIAGAGEVPVDPTTEAPAVGDCPQCGGHAWTGETDVMDTWMDSSISPMFVAGWPDDEFEPVQLREQGHDIIRTWAFYTILRTAAVTDEHPWEEALINGMVFGEDGNKMSKSRGNFVQPEEVVEEYGADAFRQAMALGGQPGTDIQFQWKEVTSASRFQTKVWNITKFASGHLDEDTPAISDPAYRDADEWILSKCARIAESVADDMDEYRFDSALRQVRDFVWHDLADDYLELVKGRLYEGRPGERKAAEHALYTALTASLRMLAPFAPFITEEAWSHLPTEGSVHEADWPDLPDCDPEAEERGELVAEVAATVRGWKSDEGKPLNADLDRVEVYLDEERPLDTYDLADTVNGPVYVEEGRPNVELVPVDVDVEHSELGPVFRDQAGDVVAALEAADPAELQAELTTKGHVELDLDGETVTVEDEMFDVVEEQRAESGEEVVVLEAGEATVLVFE